A window of Candidatus Omnitrophota bacterium contains these coding sequences:
- a CDS encoding glycosyltransferase family 2 protein — protein MIVREKNNSGIRPVKRKRGVEDRLISMRDSLYYGFAEPIRLRIDRIRYGNLYASIKEDPLISVYVPTYNRGSLLMERAVSSVLSQTYKNFEFIIVGDCCTDNTEELVSRINDPRIRFYNLSRRRYRYPPTAENHWLAGPVVPANKALESVRGRWIARIDDDDTWTADHLDALLRFAREGDYEFVSAAYVEERRGNRMVNNAANENPRIGGTQTWLYRSYLRFFRYNINCWRKNWNRVNDTDLQDRMFRAGVRMGFLDKVVAYVLPRPGEATIGLEAYKLTEEDKLAHFKF, from the coding sequence ATGATCGTAAGAGAGAAAAATAATTCCGGTATAAGGCCTGTTAAGCGCAAACGGGGCGTTGAAGACAGGTTGATCAGCATGAGGGATTCGCTGTATTATGGCTTCGCCGAGCCGATAAGGCTGAGGATCGACCGCATACGGTACGGAAACCTGTACGCATCTATTAAGGAGGATCCGCTTATTTCTGTCTATGTCCCCACTTATAATCGCGGCTCCCTGCTTATGGAAAGGGCCGTATCTTCGGTGTTGAGCCAGACATATAAGAATTTCGAATTCATAATTGTCGGGGACTGTTGCACGGATAATACCGAAGAGCTGGTTTCCAGGATCAACGATCCCAGGATACGGTTCTATAATTTATCCCGAAGGCGGTATAGATACCCGCCTACGGCCGAGAATCATTGGCTTGCCGGCCCTGTTGTGCCGGCCAATAAGGCGCTGGAGTCCGTCAGGGGCAGGTGGATCGCCCGTATAGATGATGACGATACGTGGACGGCCGACCACCTCGATGCCTTACTGCGTTTTGCCCGAGAAGGAGATTATGAATTCGTGTCGGCCGCTTATGTGGAAGAGCGCCGCGGCAACAGGATGGTCAATAACGCCGCTAATGAGAACCCAAGGATCGGCGGGACCCAGACGTGGCTATATCGTTCTTATTTGAGGTTTTTCAGATACAATATTAACTGTTGGAGAAAAAACTGGAATCGCGTTAACGATACCGACTTGCAGGACCGAATGTTTCGCGCCGGAGTGCGTATGGGATTTCTTGATAAAGTAGTCGCTTATGTTTTGCCTCGCCCGGGCGAGGCGACCATAGGATTAGAAGCGTATAAACTTACGGAGGAAGATAAGTTGGCGCATTTTAAATTTTGA
- a CDS encoding radical SAM protein: MIPIYRVKTIQIEVTNACNMQCANCTRFVGHHSKPFFMDLDMVRKAIDSLEGYEGNIGLMGGEPTLHPKFPEICDIFKEMIPDKGHRQLWSNGYKWKEYEDKIYDTFCPENIVYNDHSSPAGAHQPLLIAADDIIEDKALMWRLIGSCWIQYRWSASITPKGGFFCEVAAAMDHLFDGPGGYPVEKRWWDKNPEEFVDQVKRHCPMCGAAIPMPRPSSGAASDMVSKSNALRMEKAKAPKYLQGKVNIFDKKITEEDIQKAVKKGWTPWSHRDFKQCTPELCLDENNQLVNINDRKREK, encoded by the coding sequence ATGATTCCTATTTACAGAGTTAAAACCATACAAATTGAAGTAACAAATGCCTGTAATATGCAGTGCGCGAATTGCACCAGGTTCGTAGGCCACCATAGCAAACCATTTTTCATGGATCTGGACATGGTCAGAAAGGCGATAGATTCGCTTGAGGGATATGAGGGCAATATAGGGCTGATGGGCGGCGAGCCCACCCTGCATCCGAAATTTCCCGAAATATGCGATATTTTTAAGGAAATGATACCGGATAAAGGACACAGGCAGCTTTGGAGCAATGGATACAAGTGGAAAGAGTATGAAGACAAGATTTACGATACATTTTGTCCGGAGAACATAGTATATAACGACCACAGCAGCCCGGCAGGGGCGCATCAGCCGCTGTTGATAGCCGCGGATGATATAATAGAAGATAAGGCGCTTATGTGGAGGCTTATCGGAAGCTGCTGGATCCAATACAGGTGGTCCGCTTCCATTACCCCCAAGGGAGGGTTCTTCTGCGAAGTAGCCGCGGCAATGGATCATCTGTTTGACGGCCCTGGGGGCTATCCTGTTGAGAAGAGGTGGTGGGATAAGAATCCGGAAGAATTCGTAGATCAGGTTAAACGGCATTGCCCGATGTGCGGCGCTGCCATCCCCATGCCCCGGCCGAGCAGCGGCGCGGCATCCGATATGGTATCGAAAAGCAACGCCTTAAGGATGGAAAAGGCCAAGGCGCCAAAATATCTGCAAGGTAAGGTTAATATCTTTGACAAAAAGATCACCGAAGAGGATATCCAAAAGGCCGTTAAAAAAGGCTGGACCCCGTGGAGCCATAGGGATTTCAAGCAGTGCACTCCGGAGCTGTGTTTAGACGAGAATAACCAACTGGTTAACATAAATGATCGTAAGAGAGAAAAATAA
- a CDS encoding N-acetyl sugar amidotransferase, producing MLFRKTLDKQLGRLPKETRFCKSCVVSNQRPRITFDENGVCSACRYAYLKHNTIDWKEREKMLVDLLNRYRSKDGSYDCIVPGSGGKDSGYVAHQLKYKYGMHPLTVTWAPFEYTDIGWQNYLSFKDSGFDNLLCFPDGVLHRKLSRLSFELLGDAWEPFAYGQKAYAFQMAVRFKIPLMFYGESGEIEYGGSSKNIKNAYERPEDWQELYYKGSGIDDLIRHGLEAGVFKKEEINADSFRLYRPPELEELSKIGAQMHWFSFYKKWVPQENYYYCVENTGFKPNPEHSEGTYSKYASLDDKQDGFHFYLAYMKFGIARATSDAAHEIRDGHITREEGVALVKRYDGAFPKKYFQWFLRYLGITEEEFHEVVDFYRSLSPHVWTKVNNEWGLRHTVWGGGVDD from the coding sequence ATGTTATTCAGAAAAACGTTAGATAAACAGCTGGGCAGACTTCCAAAAGAGACCAGATTCTGCAAAAGCTGCGTTGTTTCGAATCAGAGGCCGAGGATCACTTTTGACGAGAATGGCGTTTGCAGCGCCTGTCGTTATGCGTACTTGAAACATAACACGATAGATTGGAAAGAAAGAGAGAAGATGCTCGTTGATCTGCTGAACAGGTACCGTTCAAAGGACGGGAGCTATGATTGTATTGTCCCCGGCAGCGGAGGCAAGGATTCCGGTTACGTCGCGCACCAACTGAAATATAAATACGGCATGCATCCTTTGACCGTGACCTGGGCCCCTTTTGAGTACACGGATATCGGTTGGCAGAATTATTTGAGTTTTAAAGATTCCGGTTTTGATAATTTATTATGCTTTCCCGATGGTGTTTTACATAGAAAATTATCCAGATTGTCCTTCGAGCTTCTGGGTGACGCGTGGGAGCCCTTTGCCTATGGGCAAAAGGCATATGCGTTTCAGATGGCGGTAAGGTTTAAGATCCCTTTGATGTTTTATGGCGAAAGCGGAGAGATCGAATACGGCGGGTCCAGCAAAAATATCAAGAATGCCTATGAGAGGCCTGAGGACTGGCAAGAACTTTATTATAAGGGTTCCGGCATAGACGATCTGATCCGGCATGGCTTAGAGGCGGGGGTCTTCAAGAAGGAGGAGATAAACGCTGATTCATTCCGCTTGTATAGGCCGCCGGAACTGGAAGAGTTGAGCAAGATAGGGGCGCAGATGCATTGGTTTTCCTTTTACAAGAAATGGGTCCCGCAGGAAAATTATTATTATTGTGTAGAGAATACCGGATTTAAGCCTAACCCCGAACATTCAGAAGGGACCTATTCCAAGTATGCCAGCCTGGATGATAAGCAGGACGGTTTCCATTTTTATCTTGCTTACATGAAGTTCGGTATCGCCAGGGCCACCTCGGATGCCGCGCATGAGATCAGGGACGGCCATATTACCCGCGAGGAAGGGGTTGCCCTTGTCAAGCGTTACGACGGGGCTTTCCCGAAGAAGTATTTTCAATGGTTTTTGAGATATCTCGGTATAACCGAAGAAGAATTTCACGAAGTAGTCGATTTTTACAGGTCGTTATCGCCTCATGTATGGACCAAGGTCAACAATGAGTGGGGGCTAAGGCATACGGTCTGGGGCGGCGGCGTAGACGATTGA